TCGATGGATACGGTAGCGCCTTTAACGAAGCCCAAATCCAATAACCGTCGTCGACTTTCACCGCGACTTTCTCTTGAAATTCCTATAATTTTTGCGGTTTCATGAGCTTCAAGACTCGATAAACGTGCTACATCATCTTCTACAGCAACTGCCTTCTCTATTTTTGCAACCGTTAAGTTAGCAGCAACTATAGGCGCCAATTTAAAGGTTTCACCTTCAGAACGAAAAACAATGCGCGTGCTATTATTTTCAATCACTTTAATGAGCGAACCCATGTGAATATTTTCGGCTAAAATTTGCTTATAAATCACATCAGGTTCATCTTCGATATGCGTTATTCTTCCAACGGCTCCAACTGGTAAAAGCGGCAATTCTACCCCAGTAACCTCGGCAACTTTTCCAGATTTTGTTGGAATGGGATCGCCATGCGGATCGAACTTTGGATTCCCCAATTTTGCAGATAACACATCGGCATCATCGTGAGACAATTTATGCTCCATCATTTCAGCACGATCGTGCCATTCGGTTTTATGAAATCCCGTTTTATCGGCCAAATAACGTTCCCAAAGGCGGTGCACACGAACGATACGTAAGGCGTAATCCCGACCGTTTTCTGTTAGCTTTAATATATCGGAATCGAAATAAATTAAATCGTTTATAGTCATTTTATTAATCGCTTCAACAATACGCCCATGGTTAAAGTCAAGCACCTGAACTAAGGTTTTCATATCCACTTTATTATCGGAGTCCTCAAAATGATAAAGCTGTTTAA
This genomic interval from Tamlana carrageenivorans contains the following:
- a CDS encoding DtxR family transcriptional regulator, with the translated sequence MNNYNPLVALAVFFFIVGLMYLIFRPVKGWFWLLKKHMKSNEKVIIEDILKQLYHFEDSDNKVDMKTLVQVLDFNHGRIVEAINKMTINDLIYFDSDILKLTENGRDYALRIVRVHRLWERYLADKTGFHKTEWHDRAEMMEHKLSHDDADVLSAKLGNPKFDPHGDPIPTKSGKVAEVTGVELPLLPVGAVGRITHIEDEPDVIYKQILAENIHMGSLIKVIENNSTRIVFRSEGETFKLAPIVAANLTVAKIEKAVAVEDDVARLSSLEAHETAKIIGISRESRGESRRRLLDLGFVKGATVSIDLVNPLGQPNAYLIKGTSIALRNDQAVKILIKKD